The following coding sequences are from one Lolium rigidum isolate FL_2022 chromosome 6, APGP_CSIRO_Lrig_0.1, whole genome shotgun sequence window:
- the LOC124663154 gene encoding pentatricopeptide repeat-containing protein At2g38420, mitochondrial-like: MSCSPPPEPDHHHRLLATLARHGRLAAAATLFSTAVRTTRALNTILAALCSTPSLLRVAPSVLLLAAPTAAPDAATFRVLASALCRARRPSAAADLLRCMPPLLLDPDSPLCRAVLSSLCRCAPARDAAAFLDDMRRWGVSPSGLDHRAVLRALLRDGMVAEAYGVVREKMGSDGVAPGVADFELVLRAFSESGQFDAVDEAFDEMLLRGLVPGVAVYNVYVAALCRKGDLPGARLMVGCMERAGCPPDVRTFGVVVAGCVSAGDAAAARDVASEAVRRGLRWDAPAFAEMVGLLRADGHVAAAHGLLLEVFLHGGCNGVDASAFGQLICASDDCSPSF; this comes from the coding sequence ATGagctgctcgccgccgccggagcctgatcaccaccaccgcctcctcgCCACCCTCGCGCGCCACGGCCGCCTCGCCGCGGCCGCCACGCTCTTCTCCACCGCGGTCCGTACGACGCGCGCGCTCAACACCATCCTCGCCGCCCTCTGCTCCACACCGTCGCTCCTCCGCGTCGCCCCCTCcgtgctcctcctcgccgcccccaccgccgcccCGGACGCCGCCACCTTCCGCGTGCTCGCCTCCGCGCTCTGCCGCGCccgccgcccctccgccgccgccgacctcctGCGCTGCATGCCCCCGCTCCTCCTCGACCCGGACTCGCCGCTGTGCCGCGCCGTGCTCTCCTCCCTCTGCCGGTGCGCGCCGGCCCGGGACGCGGCGGCGTTCCTGGACGACATGCGCCGGTGGGGCGTGTCCCCCAGCGGCCTCGACCACCGCGCCGTCCTCCGCGCGCTCCTGCGGGACGGGATGGTCGCGGAGGCGTACGGGGTCGTCAGGGAGAAGATGGGCTCCGACGGCGTGGCCCCGGGTGTGGCCGACTTCGAGCTGGTGCTGCGCGCATTCAGCGAGAGCGGGCagttcgacgccgtcgacgaggcGTTCGACGAAATGCTCCTGCGCGGGCTCGTGCCGGGCGTCGCGGTGTACAACGTGTACGTCGCCGCGCTGTGCAGGAAAGGGGACCTGCCCGGCGCCCGCCTGATGGTGGGCTGCATGGAGCGCGCCGGGTGCCCGCCGGACGTCAGGACGTTCGGCGTCGTGGTCGCCGGGTGCGTGTCCGCCGGGGACGCGGCCGCGGCCAGGGACGTGGCGTCGGAGGCGGTGCGGCGCGGCCTGCGGTGGGACGCGCCGGCGTTCGCGGAGATGGTCGGCCTGCTCCGTGCGGACGGACACGTCGCGGCCGCGCACGGGCTGCTGCTGGAGGTGTTCCTGCATGGCGGGTGCAATGGAGTGGACGCCTCGGCGTTCGGGCAGCTGATATGTGCCAGCGACGACTGCTCGCCGAGCTTCTAG
- the LOC124660233 gene encoding epoxide hydrolase A-like, producing the protein MEPEGVRHRTVEVARGVRLHVAEAGPEDGPAVLLVHGFPDLWYGWRHQMAALAARGFRAVAPDLRGYGDSDVPPAKDSYSTFHLVGDLVALIADLGQPQVFVAGHDWGANVAWQLCLLRPDLVRALVNLSVVYHPRRSEGTTLQAIKAFCGEDHYMCRFQDPGIAEAEFALYDHRHKFKTIFGMRKPDPIILSKGRTFFESLDSDGTLPAWLSEEDISYYSDKFEKTGFTGALNFYRCMDLNWELSAPWTGAPIKVATKFMVGDLDALYHTPGVKDYIHKGGFKANVPNLEDVVILEGVGHFLNQEKPAEVSEHICEFFSKF; encoded by the exons aTGGAGCCGGAGGGCGTGCGGCACCGGACAGTGGAGGTGGCGCGCGGGGTGCGGCTGCACGTGGCGGAAGCGGGGCCCGAGGACGGCCCGGCGGTGCTGCTCGTTCACGGCTTCCCGGACCTCTGGTACGGCTGGCGCCACCAGATGGCCGCCCTGGCGGCCCGGGGCTTCCGCGCCGTCGCGCCCGACCTGCGCGGCTACGGAGACTCCGACGTCCCGCCCGCCAAGGACTCCTACTCCACCTTCCACCTCGTCGGCGACCTCGTCGCCCTCATCGCCGACCTCGGCCAGCCCCAG GTGTTCGTGGCGGGGCACGACTGGGGCGCCAACGTGGCGTGGCAGCTCTGCCTGCTCCGGCCAGACCTGGTGCGGGCGCTCGTCAACCTCAGCGTGGTGTACCACCCGCGTCGATCCGAAGGGACTACACTCCAGGCCATCAAGGCCTTTTGCGGGGAAGACCACTACATGTGCCGCTTCCAG GACCCTGGAATTGCTGAAGCTGAATTTGCTCTATACGACCATAGGCATAAGTTTAAGACGATCTTTGGAATGCGCAAACCAGATCCTATTATTCTATCCAAGGGCAGGACCTTCTTTGAGTCGCTTGATTCGGATGGCACTCTCCCTGCATGGTTGTCTGAAGAAGATATTTCCTACTACTCTGACAAATTTGAGAAGACAGGGTTTACAGGAGCGCTAAACTTCTACAGATGTATGGACTT GAACTGGGAGCTCTCTGCACCATGGACTGGAGCCCCAATAAAAGTAGCGACCAAGTTCATGGTTGGGGACCTCGACGCCTTATACCACACACCAGGGGTGAAAGACTACATCCACAAGGGCGGCTTCAAGGCGAACGTGCCGAATCTGGAGGATGTGGTTATCTTGGAGGGAGTGGGGCACTTCCTGAACCAGGAGAAGCCTGCTGAGGTTTCAGAACACATTTGCGAGTTCTTTAGCAAGTTCTGA
- the LOC124660232 gene encoding epoxide hydrolase A-like, whose product MAALAARGFRAVAPDLRGYGDSDVPPAKDSYTTFHLVGDLVALIADLGQPQVFVAGHDWGAYVAWQLCLLRPDLVRALVNLSVEYHPRRSEGTPLQAIRALCGEDHYMCRFQDPGVAEAEFALYDHRYKFKTILGMRKAAPIILSKGKTFFESLDSDGTLPAWLSEEDISYYAEKFEKTGFTGGLNFYRCLDLNWELSAPWTGAPVKVPTKFIVGDLDLTYNTPGVKDYIHKGGFKASVPNLEDVVIMDGVGHFLNQEKPNEVSEHICEFFSKF is encoded by the exons ATGGCCGCCCTGGCGGCCCGTGGCTTCCGCGCCGTCGCGCCCGACCTGCGCGGCTACGGCGACTCCGACGTCCCGCCCGCCAAGGACTCCTACACCACCTTCCACCTCGTCGGCGACCTCGTCGCCCTCATCGCCgacctcgggcagccccag GTGTTCGTGGCGGGCCACGACTGGGGCGCCTACGTGGCGTGGCAGCTCTGCCTGCTCCGGCCAGACCTCGTGCGGGCGCTCGTCAACCTCAGCGTGGAGTACCACCCGCGCCGGTCCGAAGGGACTCCACTCCAGGCCATCAGGGCCCTTTGCGGGGAAGACCACTACATGTGCCGTTTCCAG GACCCTGGAGTTGCTGAAGCTGAATTTGCTCTATACGACCATAGATATAAGTTTAAGACGATCCTTGGAATGCGCAAGGCAGCTCCTATTATTCTATCCAAGGGCAAGACCTTCTTTGAGTCGCTTGATTCGGATGGTACCCTCCCTGCATGGTTGTCTGAAGAAGATATTTCCTACTACGCTGAAAAGTTTGAGAAGACAGGGTTTACAGGAGGGCTAAACTTCTACAGATGCCTGGACTT GAATTGGGAGCTTTCTGCACCATGGACTGGAGCTCCAGTAAAAGTACCGACCAAGTTCATCGTTGGGGACCTGGACCTCACATACAACACACCGGGGGTGAAAGACTACATTCACAAGGGTGGCTTCAAGGCGAGCGTGCCGAATCTGGAGGATGTGGTTATCATGGATGGAGTGGGTCACTTCCTCAACCAGGAGAAGCCTAATGAGGTTTCAGAACACATTTGCGAGTTCTTTAGCAAGTTCTGA